One Mesotoga sp. UBA6090 genomic window, CCACTTGCAGATTTCTAGCGACTCTCTTCCCGAGATAGCTCTTCTTCCCGGTGATCCGGCAAGAGTCTACGAGATTGGAGAGTGTTTGAGCAATGTGAAGGAAACTAGGAAACAACAGAGGCTACATAACTATAACCGGAACCTATAAAGGCCTGCCGCTTACTGTATGTTCGAGCGGAATCGGAGGCCCCTCGACTGAGATCGCTGTGGTCGAACTAAACAGGCTGGGAGTTGACACAATCATCCGTGTCGGAACCTCAGGAGGGCTTGCGGATCATGTGAAACCGGGAGACGTGATCGTGCTTTCGAGTTGCATAAGATACTCGGGAACAGCAAATCTCTTCATTCCGGAGAACTTCCCCGCCGTAGCCGATTATCGGCTACTTACGGCGTTGATCTCAGCCTGTGAAGAAGCCGGTGTGGTCTATCATGTGGGAATCGGCCTGTCGCTCGATTCCTTCTATGCTACGAAGCCCGATCTCTTGAGAAAAGACTTCCCGTCATCTATCTACGGAAAGCTTGAAGAATGGATTGCGGCCGGCGCTTTACAGCTCGACATGGAAGCGGCGACTCTCTATGTACTCTCTTCGCTTCTAAAGATCAACGCCGCTGCCATTTGCACTGCCGGATCCAATATTTCGCGAGGTGAGAGACCGGAGATTCCGCCTTCGAATGAAAACGCTATAATAGCAGCCTGCGAAGCGGCTTGCAAATTCAACAACTGGAAAGAGATCTCAATAAAGCGTGGAAGGAGTTTCACCCTTCCTCCGATAGCAGAGCGGGGTAACGAACAATGAGCGAGAGACTTGCTGGAAAGATGGCCCTTATCTTAGGAGCGGGCAGAGTGGGGAGCTCCGCCGCAAATGCATTTGTAAACGAGGGTGCGAAAGTTATTCTACTGGATAGAGACGAGGAACGGCTCGAAACTTTGAAAAAGAAACTTGAAGAATCGAGAAAGGGATTCTGTTCGACGATATGCGCAAACATAGACAATCAAAGAGATGTAGATGAGATAACAGATCTGCTGGAAGAAAGGAAATGGAAGGTCGACATTCTTCTTAACTGCCCAGCCTACATATACAGGGCATCATTTGTCGATCACCCAATCGAAGAGATTGACAGACAGTGGCATGTCAACGTGAGGATAGTCTTCATGTTGTCTCAGGCCGTAGCGAAGATGATGTCGAAAAACGGCGGTGGAAAGATTATCAATCTGGCCTCGGTTGGAGGCCTCTTTCCTGAAAAGGAACACGCCGGCCATTGCGCCGCAAAAGCGGGGATTATTGCGCTTTCAAAGGTAATGGCGCTCGAACTAGCCTCGGCTAATATTCAGGTAAACGTTGTAGCACCCGGTCCAACAGAGACCG contains:
- a CDS encoding nucleoside phosphorylase yields the protein MPLTVCSSGIGGPSTEIAVVELNRLGVDTIIRVGTSGGLADHVKPGDVIVLSSCIRYSGTANLFIPENFPAVADYRLLTALISACEEAGVVYHVGIGLSLDSFYATKPDLLRKDFPSSIYGKLEEWIAAGALQLDMEAATLYVLSSLLKINAAAICTAGSNISRGERPEIPPSNENAIIAACEAACKFNNWKEISIKRGRSFTLPPIAERGNEQ
- a CDS encoding SDR family NAD(P)-dependent oxidoreductase — translated: MSERLAGKMALILGAGRVGSSAANAFVNEGAKVILLDRDEERLETLKKKLEESRKGFCSTICANIDNQRDVDEITDLLEERKWKVDILLNCPAYIYRASFVDHPIEEIDRQWHVNVRIVFMLSQAVAKMMSKNGGGKIINLASVGGLFPEKEHAGHCAAKAGIIALSKVMALELASANIQVNVVAPGPTETVPFTSPFYSQHPEVLKRIEEKTPAGRIGHPEDHTGLIVFLASEESNWITGQVIMSDGGLGLV